AAAGCCGAGCCCCGGTTGCCGGAGCCGCGGGAGTCGAGGGTAAATACCACGTAGCCTTTCTGGGCCATAAGCTGCATCCACAGGTTGGAGCCGCCCAGCCAGGAGTCGGTTACGAGCTGCACGTGGGGGCCGCCGTAGAGGTAGACCACTGTCGGGTATTTCTTGCTGGGGTCGAAGTTGGGCGGCGTAATCAGGCGGCAGTACAGGTCAGTTTGCCCGTCGGCGGCCTTGATGGGAAACAGCTTAGTTTGGCCCAGCTGGTAGGCGGCCACGGGGTTGGGGGCCGTGAGCAGGGTTTGGCCGGTTTTGCCCGTTTTCACGCTCACCGTCCGGATGATGCGGGGCGTGGTGGCCGAGCTGAAATTGTCGAGCAGGAAGCTGCCGTCGGGGCTGAGCGTGGCCGTGTGGGTACCGGCCTCGGGCGTGAGTTCCCGCACCTTGCCCCCGCTGAGCTTTACGCTGTAAATGCGGCGCTGCAAAGGGCTGGCCGCCGTGCTCTGGAACACGACTTCCCGGTTGTTGTCGGCAAAGCCCAGCACCTCGGTTACCTGCCAGGGGCCCTTAGTGAGCTGGCGCAGCAGCTTGCCATTGGTGGAGTAGAGGTAAAGATGATTATACCCGTCGCGCTGGGTTTGCCAGATGAATTGGTCGGGGTGGCCGGGCACAAACTGCGCCGGGTGCAAGGGCTCCACAAAGGTCTTGTCGTCCTGCTCCTCAAACAAAGTCTTGACCAACGCCCCGGAAGTCGCGTCGTACTGGCGCAGCCACATGTGGTTCTGGGCCCGGTTGAGCACGGCTACGTAGACAAACTTCTCGTCGGGGCTCCAGCTCAGGTTGGTCAGGTATTGCTCCCGGGGCTCTCCGGTTTGCAAAAACACTGTTTTGCGCGTGTGCAGATCGTACACGCCTACGGTTACCTCGTGGCTTTTGTCGCCAGCCATGGGGTACTTGATGGACACGGCCTGGGCCGGAGTGGGCAGCACCGTCACGATGAGGTAGTCGGTTACCATCGTCTGGTCCATGCGGTAGAAAGCCAGCTTCTGACCCTTAGGGCTCCAGAACGTGCCCTTGGTAATGCCGAACTCCGAGCGGTGGGCCGCCTGCCCGTTCACGATGCCCGGGTTGGTTTCCTGGGTCACGGCCTCGTTTTCGCGGCCGCTGAGCGACACGTACAGATTCTGAGCCTTGGTGTAGGCTATGCGGGTTTTGGTCGGGTCATAGTCGATGTTTTGCGCTTGCTCATCATACAGGAATAGCCTATTAGCTTTTTTCGTTTTCAGGTCGTACGCATAAACGGCCCTTGATACAGAATCTCCTGAGTTAACGGTTAATACTGTGTGGTCATTCTGCCAGCTCATTTTTGGCAGACCTAAGACACTTACCTTGGCACCAGCTTGATAGAGTGCTGCGGCAAGTGGAGTGCTCCTAAGTGCTACAGTCAAGGTGGTGTCAGCAGCATAGCTACGAACCAAGGTGTGTCTGGTAATTGAAGGCTCTACTTCCTTAGTCTGGACATAGGCCAATTCAGCTTTGGTGCCCGGAATCCAGGCCAGTTGCAGTAGGTTCTCGGGTTGCAGGTCGCGGTTGAGGAAGGCATCGTCCATGGCGAGCCGCTGCTGCTGGGCCCGGGCCGGCAGCAGGCTCACCAGCGCCAGCACGAGTACGAAGCCTAGGCGCAAGGGGGAATGGGGCATAAAGAGGGAAAGGAGGGAAGGTTCAAGGCTGGAAATTACGCCGGATTTGCGAACAACCCCGCGGGAATTATCGGCCTTGTCTTTCCGCCTTTTGCCGGGTCCGGCCGGCATATAGAACCCCTGAAATATTAGCGTAAAGCCCGGAAACGATTCTGGCCGCTAGCGGGTTATACTACGCCGGGCGAGCCTGGTAAACACGGTTTTTTACCCGATTTTCCGTACTTTTGTGCCATGACGACCAAACCGCAAATCGACTACGACGAGGATGTACTCCTGCTGGAAGAAACCATCGACGTGCGCGACTTAATCGTGTACAACGATGACGTAAATACTTTCGAGCACGTCATCCGGACCCTTATCGACGTGTGCGGCCACGAGCCTGAGCAAGCCGAGCAGTGCACCCTGCTGATTCACCACAAGGGGCAGTGCACCGTTAAGCACGGCGCGTACGAGGAACTGGCCAGCATGTGCACCGCCATTCACGACCGGGGAATTTCGGCCGACGTACTCTGATTCTAATGTGCTAATTGTTAATGTGCTGATGTGCTAATGGTCAAGATGGCTAGTGTAGCGCACTTCTTGCATTAGCACACTAGCACATTCAACCACATTCGCACATTACTTGATGGAGTTTCCTTCCAAGCTGATAGAAAACGCAGTTGGTGAGCTGGCCAAGCTGCCCGGTATCGGGCGTAAAACGGCACTGCGGCTTACCCTGCACCTGCTCAAAGCCGAAACCGAAGCCACCAGTGCCCTAGCCGAGGCTTTGGCCAAAATGCGCTTTGAAATAACCTACTGCCAAACCTGCCACAACATCTCCGACACGGAAGAGTGCAGCATCTGCGCCAACAAGCTGCGCGACCATAGCATGGTCTGCGTGGTGTCGGATATCCGCGACGTTATTGCCATCGAAAACACCGGGCAGTACAAGGGCGTGTACCACGTGCTGGGCGGCGTGATTTCGCCCATCGAGGGCATTGGCCCTTCCGACCTGCACATCGACACGCTGCTGACCCGCATTCCGGAGTCGGAAATCAAGGAAATCATCCTGGCCATCAGCCCTACGATGGAAGGCGATACCACCGCGTTTTTTCTGTCGCGCAAGCTGCGCGAGTTTCCCGACGTGCACATCAGCACCATTGCCCGCGGCATCCCGATGGGCGGCGAGCTAGAGTACGCCGACGAAATCACCCTGGGCCGCTCCATCGTGGAGCGTACCCGTCAGGCCAAATAACCCAACCTTTATCAGGCCGTAGCGGGCTCGAGCACCGCTGAGCGCTGCGCGAATTCATACGGAGTAGCCAGCTGTGAAATTCCGGTTTTGCGACGGCGCAGAACCGGAATTTTTGTTTCTACCGGTATCATATACAAGATCAGGCCGCCTGCCATGGCGCAGAAGAAACTGACCAGCCCAAAGACCAGAGCAATGCCCAGATGGAAGCCCAGCGCCAGCCAGATCAGCTGCTTGCGCTTTTGGGAGGCCATAAACAGCGAGCCAAACAGGACGACCTCAAAAGCCATGGTACCCCAGGTAAGCGCCGTCACGACGTAGCCGTTGGTCAGGGCCGGAGCCAGAATGCCATGCATCCAGGCCGGGTAGCCAAACAGGGGGTCATTAAAGAAATAGTACACCGCGGTGCCGTTTTTCCACTCCTCAAGCTTGTACATTTTCTCGATGCCCGCGTGAAAATACAGCACGGCCATCTGCAGGGCAATCAGGGCCAGCATCCCGCGGCCAATAAAGTTGGCGTAGTAGTTCGGGCTGGCCTGGGGCGTGTTCACCCAGTGGTTTTTGCGGCCGTCGAGCAGGGTCACCGGAATCAGGAGCATGGTGAGAATCGAGCCAATCTGGTCCCCGCCCTCCACAATGCTGCCCGACTGGAAAAAGCTGTACGTTACTATCCAGTGCAGAATGCCGGTGTAGCGCGGAAACACGCCCGAAATCACCAGCAGCAGCACCACGATGCTCAGCGCGTAGGCATAGCTAAGGTTGGCGAAGCCGAAGAGGAAGTAGATGTTGAAGTTTTCCAACGACGAATCCAGGCTCATTTTGCCGAACAGTTGCTCGTCGAATAGAATAGTGGGGCTGCTCAGCACCAGCGTTATCAGCGTACCGAGCGCAATCAGGCTGCGGCCCAGCCCGTAGACCCAGGTGAAAGGATTAACGGAGGCGTAGGTATCGAGGGCGCGTAACGTGTTCTTATACATGGCGATGCTTACTTAATAGTTAGTTTAAGGTACTGCTCGGGGTTGGTGTAGTGCTCGGGGTATTGGGCCCAGGCCCAGGGCACGATGGAGTAGCGCTTCACGATATAAGTGCCCTTTTCCAGCTGGTTGAACTGCTTGGTGGAGTAGGGTATCTGCACGGCGGCAATGGTATCGGAGGAAAGCAGGTCGTGCAGGGAGTAGGTCTGGTACTTGTCCCAGTCCTTGGTCTTGATGTGGGCCATTACCCGGCTGAATTCCATACTTGTGCGCCGGCTCCGGCGTGAAAAGCCGAACAGGTTTTCCGGATCGGCATTCTTAGGCGTGGCTACTGCCAGGGTTTTGTCGGGCAAAACCCGGTAGAGCACGTGTTTCTCGTCGCGCGGGCTCTTAGTAAAAAATCCCCAGCCTTCGGGCAGCAGCACGCTAAAGGCGTAGCGCTCCTGAAAAGTCGTTTCCGTGGCATTGACACCGACAGAGGCCTGCACGGCCTTCGAAACCAGGACAAAGCCCAGCAGCAGCACGGTGAGGTAGAAAGAGAAGCGTTTAATTTCCATAAGTAGCAGGTAGTAGAGTGTGGTAGAAATAACTGCATCAAGCCCCCATAACGGTGGGTTTTATTTAGTGAAAGGAAGATAAACGGCCGTTTTCAACAGCTAAATTCTATTACACAAACGCCCTGTTTATCGGGATAAACAGGGCGTTTGCGGTCAGCTATAACCCAATGGCACCTCCACCGGCGGCCAGAGTCATGCTGCCCGTGGCAGGGCATCGTCGTGGCTCATGGGCTCTGGGCTAACCCCGCAAAAAAACCGCAAGGAGCCGTTCTGACGAAGGCTCCTTGCGGTTCAAGGTAGCAGGCGGGCCGCTGGGCTATTCCCGCGGTAGGAGAGGCCACTCAGGCCGGTGAATCAACAGTTAGTTGTGCTGACCGCTGGCAAGAAAAGCCAGGTCACGCACTAGCTTCTCCTTCTCCAGATCGGCCCGCTGCTGCATTACCGTGCTGACTTGGCTGTCTGGGCTCTGGATGGTCGGCAGGATGATGGCCGCATAAAGGCTCCAGGCGTAAATCTGCCAGTAGGCAACAACGATGACTACACCTTCATCGATAACAAGGCCTTGCTCTAGTTGGTCGGCTACCCCGGCTTCCGTAGCGGCGTGGGCGCTGAGGGCTTTGGCATCGGCCATATACCGCTCCAGGTCCTCCTGCTTACGGAAGTCGTACTTGCTCATGTCCAGTTGCTTGAGCAGTTCGGCTTGCTGGGTACGCTGGGCGCTGGAAGACAAGGAAAGAATGACCGTTTTGTGTAGCGCTGCGCCTTTGCGCAACGACTCCTCAATGCGGTTGAAGTTCTGGGATGTTATGGCCGCCTTGAGTTCGGCGAAATAGCCGGGCTCCAGGTGCTTTATCAGTTGGGTAACCCGCTCAGCTGCCTGCTGCCTTTTTTGCTGCTGCTCCGGGTGCTCACGCAGGTTTTTCGCTATAGCTGAACGCAACGGAGCGAAGTAAGGAATCCGGGCGGCTACGTCGCCCTGCATCAGGAAAATGCCCTGGAACAATTCCTCGCCGCTGTAGGCAGCCGCGCTGGCCGCGTGGTGCTCAACGGGAGCGGAGGGCTGCACCTGGTCCTTGCTGCAGCTCATCATCAGGGAGGTGCCCACAGCCAACAGGCTCAAGGCTTTAACAGAGGTCGATTTACGCAGATAAGCAAACATAAACGGAAGGATAAGGCGTAGTGGATATAACTATAGCGTAAAGGATGCAGCAAGGCAAAACGGTGGAGGCCTCCGGGGCGTGGCCAGGAGGCCTCCAGGTTTTCCGGTACCTGACTGCCTTAGTTCAGGCTCAGGGCAATTTCCTTGATGAACTGTTCTTTTTCCAGGCTGCCCTGCCCATCGGCCGCGTCGGTGCCGGCGGGGCGCCACATCAGGGCGGCAGCGTACACGGCTACCGTAGCTACCACGGCTACGTTCACCACGGCTACAGCTTCCCAGGCTACGGCGGCTACTACGGCGGCCAGCGCCAGGGCCACGACCATCGCCTCTTCCTGCAGCTGCACCGAAGCGTCATCACCACCCGCCTCGTCTACTTTCTGCTTAACGTCCTGCATAAAGCGGGTGACGTCGCTTTCCTTTTTGAGGTCGTACTTGCTCATGTCCATCTTCTCAATGACAGCCTTGCGCTTCTGGAAGGCGGACGTCGACAGGGCCCCAACGGTGACGGTCTGAATCAGCATGCCGCCTTTGCGCATGGTGCCGTCAATCTTGGCGAAGTCCTGGGAGGCTATGGCGCCTTTCAGCTCGTTGAAGTAGTTGGGGTCGAGCTTCCGCACGAGTTCCACGAGGTGGTCGTTGCCTTTCTGGCGCTTCTGCTCGTAGGTCGGGTCGTTCTTGGCGGCCTTCTCCATGGCCAGGCGGAACGAGTCGAGGGTGTGCAGCTTCTTGGCAATATCCCCTTCCATCAGGAAAATGCCGCGAAACAGGGTTTCGCCCGAAACATCGGCCTTGGCGGCAGTAGCTACCGGCGCGGGAGCCTGCAGTTCATCCTTGGCGCAGCTTACGGCCAGGAAAGAGGTGAGGCCCAGCATCATGGCCGACTTCGTGAATTTCGAGTTGCGGATTGAGTTAATCATAACAATAAAGGTTAAAAGGTAGAAAAATGGAAAATTGAGAAAATGAGAAAATAAAGAGTTGTTATGGGGGAATTGTGTGTTGACTCAGAGGCTGTTGTGCGCCTTGCTGGCCGCAGGTAAGCCCCACCGGCACCCACCAGTGTCGGATTAATTCAGGTTGAGGGCCAGCTGCTTAATCAGCATTTCCACTTCCATCTTGTTGTCGCCCGACTGCTCATTGATGAACTCAAAGAAGGCGTGGGCCACCTCGGCCACGAAAACCGACACGCTGTGGTAGGCCACATAGTCCCCCGATTGGTAGACCATCACGAAGGAGGCCTCTTCCTGCAGCATGACGGGCGCCGTATCCAGGCCGGCGGCCGTCAGGGCTTGCTTGGCATCCTGGGTGTAGCGGGTAATGTCCTGCTCCTTGCTGAAGTCGTAACGCTTCATATCCAGGGACTGCAGCACGCGCTTTCGCTGCAGGTAGCTCTGCTTCTGGGCCGCGGAAGGTAGCGTATTGAGCGTTACGGCCTCGTTCAGGGTAGTACCCTGCCGGATAGCGGCCTTGATGCGCTGGAAGTCCTGGGAACTGATGGCCTGCTTGAGCTTGACAAAATACGTGGGGTCCAGGCTGCGGACCGACGCTACAATCAGGTCGATATTCCGGTTCCGGGCGGCGGCCAGGCCCGGATGCTCCGCTACCTGCTTGCCAATCATGGCCCGGTACGAGTCGAAGGCCGGTACCTTGGTTGCCGCTTCGCCCTGGAAGAAGAAGATGCCCCGGTAGAGGTCCTCGCCCGTGTAGTCCTGCGACTTGGCCTGGGCGACGGTCGTATCCGGCGCCACCGAATCTTCTTTGGCGCAGCTGGCCAGCAACGAGCTGCCGGCCAGCAGCAGGCCCAAAATTTTAGGTGACGCAGCGTCACGAATGGATAGAAGCATAACGATAGAGGCTAATAATAAATAACACTGGATAAGATAAGTATAACGCGTGGCCGATGGCCACTGGTACGCACAGCGGGGAAGGCTGGCCCGGCGAAAGGAAGCGGCCCCGCTTAGTTGAGCTTGTGCGAAAGCTCCTTGATGAGCAGCTCTACTTCCAGCTGGCTGGCCCCCGATTGGTCGGCCAGCTGCTCAAACCAGGCGTGCACGCTCTCGGCAATAAAGACCGAGGTGTACTGGTAGGCAAACACGTCGGTTTGCTGGTACACGAAGGCGTATTCTACCTCGTCCTGGACAGCCTGGCTCGACTCGTAGCCCGCATCCGCCAGGGCCTGCTTGGAGTCCTGCACGAAGCGCTTGAGGTCCTTCTCCTTCTTGAAGTCGTAGTCGGCCATGTTCAGGGCCTGAATTACCTGCCGACGCTGCAGGAACGCCTGCTTGTCTTCGGGCGTAGTCAGGGTAGAGAGGGCGGCGGCTTCGTTCAGGGCCGTGCCCTTGCGGATGGCGCCCTTGATGCGCTCAAAGTTCTCGGAGGCAATGGCCTGCTTGAGCTCCATGAAGTAGGTGGGGTAGATGCTGCGCACGCCTTTCACCAGGGCGTCCACAGTTTGGGCCCGCTTCACCAGCACCTCGGGGTGCTGAACGCCGGCCTTACGGATTGTGGCCCGGTAGGCGTCGAAGGACGGAATCTGCTCGGCCACCCGGCCCTCGAAGAAGAAGATGCCCCGGAACAGCTCCTCGCCCGAGTAATCAACCTTCTCCCGCTGGGATTTGGTGGTGGGTGCGTCGGGCGCAATTACTTCATTCGGGGCGCAGCTCGGAGCTAAAAAGCTGACTGCGGTTGCCAGCCCCAGAGTTTTGAGTGAGGATAGCGAATACACTGGTGGTGCCATGCTAAATAAAGATGAGGATAGAATAAGAAGATAAAGTCCGTTAACGCCGGGTTCGATACAAGCCTACGGCAATTGGAGGGCACTACCATACTTATGGGACAAACCCCAGGATTGTCGGGACCAATTGGCCGCCAGGCCGGGATACGGGCTTAAGTGCGTAACTTTCGCCGCCCTAATCTGCTGCTCCCTTTGCACCCCGTGAAGCTGTCCATCGTTATTGTTAATTACAACGTCTGCTATTTTCTGGAGCAGGCCCTGTTGTCGGTGCGGCGGGCGGTGGAAAAACTCGGGGCCCCGGCCGAAGTCTTCGTCGTCGACAACAACTCCGTCGACGGCTCGGTGGCCATGGTGCGGGCCCGGTTCCCGGAAGTCATTCTGATTGAAAACAAGGACAATCCGGGCTTCAGCAAGGCCAACAACCAGGCCATGCGCGTGGCCCAGGGCGAATATATCCTGCTGCTCAACCCTGATACGGTGGTAGAGGAAGACACCTTCCGGGCCTGCTGCGACTTCATGGACCAGCACCCCGACGGCGGGGGGCTGGGCGTGAAGATGCTCGACGGGCAAGGCAAGTTTCTGCCCGAAAGCAAACGGGCCCTGCCCACGCCGGCCGTGGCCTTCTACAAGATTTTCGGGCTGGCCAGCCTGTTTCCCAAGTCGCGCACGTTCGGGCGCTACCACCTCGGCTACCTCGACAAAGACCAGGCCCACGAAATTGAAGTGCTCAGCGGGGCCTTTATGCTCATGCGCCGCACCGCCCTCGACCAGGTGGGCCTGCTCGACGAAGACTACTTCATGTACGGCGAGGACATTGACCTCTCGTACCGCCTGACCCAGGGCGGCTGGAAAAACTACTATTTCCCCGGTACCCGCATCATTCACTACAAGGGTGAGAGTACCAAGCGCACCAGCGTCAACTACGTGTTTGTGTTTTACCGGGCCATGGTGATTTTTGCCCGCAAGCACTTCGCGCCCGAGCGGGCCGGCACGTTTTCGTTGCTCATCAACCTGGCTATCTGGCTGCGGGCGGGGTTGGCCGTGGGCCAGCGTCTGCTCTTGCAAGCCGCCCCGGTGCTGCTC
Above is a genomic segment from Hymenobacter cellulosivorans containing:
- a CDS encoding SdpA family antimicrobial peptide system protein → MEIKRFSFYLTVLLLGFVLVSKAVQASVGVNATETTFQERYAFSVLLPEGWGFFTKSPRDEKHVLYRVLPDKTLAVATPKNADPENLFGFSRRSRRTSMEFSRVMAHIKTKDWDKYQTYSLHDLLSSDTIAAVQIPYSTKQFNQLEKGTYIVKRYSIVPWAWAQYPEHYTNPEQYLKLTIK
- the recR gene encoding recombination mediator RecR, producing MEFPSKLIENAVGELAKLPGIGRKTALRLTLHLLKAETEATSALAEALAKMRFEITYCQTCHNISDTEECSICANKLRDHSMVCVVSDIRDVIAIENTGQYKGVYHVLGGVISPIEGIGPSDLHIDTLLTRIPESEIKEIILAISPTMEGDTTAFFLSRKLREFPDVHISTIARGIPMGGELEYADEITLGRSIVERTRQAK
- a CDS encoding ATP-dependent Clp protease adaptor ClpS, yielding MTTKPQIDYDEDVLLLEETIDVRDLIVYNDDVNTFEHVIRTLIDVCGHEPEQAEQCTLLIHHKGQCTVKHGAYEELASMCTAIHDRGISADVL
- a CDS encoding sporulation-delaying protein SdpB family protein, translated to MYKNTLRALDTYASVNPFTWVYGLGRSLIALGTLITLVLSSPTILFDEQLFGKMSLDSSLENFNIYFLFGFANLSYAYALSIVVLLLVISGVFPRYTGILHWIVTYSFFQSGSIVEGGDQIGSILTMLLIPVTLLDGRKNHWVNTPQASPNYYANFIGRGMLALIALQMAVLYFHAGIEKMYKLEEWKNGTAVYYFFNDPLFGYPAWMHGILAPALTNGYVVTALTWGTMAFEVVLFGSLFMASQKRKQLIWLALGFHLGIALVFGLVSFFCAMAGGLILYMIPVETKIPVLRRRKTGISQLATPYEFAQRSAVLEPATA
- a CDS encoding S9 family peptidase, translating into MPHSPLRLGFVLVLALVSLLPARAQQQRLAMDDAFLNRDLQPENLLQLAWIPGTKAELAYVQTKEVEPSITRHTLVRSYAADTTLTVALRSTPLAAALYQAGAKVSVLGLPKMSWQNDHTVLTVNSGDSVSRAVYAYDLKTKKANRLFLYDEQAQNIDYDPTKTRIAYTKAQNLYVSLSGRENEAVTQETNPGIVNGQAAHRSEFGITKGTFWSPKGQKLAFYRMDQTMVTDYLIVTVLPTPAQAVSIKYPMAGDKSHEVTVGVYDLHTRKTVFLQTGEPREQYLTNLSWSPDEKFVYVAVLNRAQNHMWLRQYDATSGALVKTLFEEQDDKTFVEPLHPAQFVPGHPDQFIWQTQRDGYNHLYLYSTNGKLLRQLTKGPWQVTEVLGFADNNREVVFQSTAASPLQRRIYSVKLSGGKVRELTPEAGTHTATLSPDGSFLLDNFSSATTPRIIRTVSVKTGKTGQTLLTAPNPVAAYQLGQTKLFPIKAADGQTDLYCRLITPPNFDPSKKYPTVVYLYGGPHVQLVTDSWLGGSNLWMQLMAQKGYVVFTLDSRGSGNRGSAFERATFRQLGTQEMADQLKGVEYLKSLPHVDAARIGIHGWSFGGFMTTTMMTRSPGTFKVGVGGGPVIDWRLYEVMYTERYMDTPQENPEGYDQANLLNYVDKLQGRLLLIHGTVDDVVVWQHSLDYLKAAVDKGIQLDYFVYPGHPHNVGGKDRVHLYTKITQYFDEHL